ATGATTGTCCGACGAGCTACGGAATTGGtgtcttcataatattaattctcaTGATTAAACAATTCTGTAGTGCTCGTGGACCGTAgtagaatatttatgtactatattatatcgttgtcgCAATTCACAATACTTAAATGTTtgtgaatatgaaattttaaatcattagcaattatattattttcacggaTAGAGACTCAGTTAAGCAGCTGGTTCTGCGAGCAATTTCAACTACCATGTTATATCACTTGTGCCATAGCCCGTCGGGCAACCATTGCAACTTTAATCGTGATtttgatcaaaaaaattatagttactccaagaaattaaaaatgcattagttAAAACTATAATCCAATATAGACGTCTTTAACCATTCGATAGAATTGAAgcttttgtagaaaaaaaatagaaaaatcaaatgACGACGAAATACGCAACTTTAAGTCCGTTGCTTTgcttttcatacaatattttaaacattatttgattaaatgattaacaatcgataaaaaaaacacttgaatATCTGAATGTTATATAATCAtttgtactaaatttaaaaagccGTATCgtattatctaatttaattattagtatcttATTGAACCATTGGAATTCCCTGCACTTGTTATCGGTAATACTGTTTTTACAATATCACCGAGATCTTCATCATCTGAGTTACCCAAATCAATTtcaagaatagttttttctaaaggGCCACAAGATGTACCCAAAATACCTTCACGACTATCACTGTTCAATTATACATGGTTTCCATTTACCATTCGCATCAAGCTCTACTTCCTCGCAAGTTTTAGGTAAGTTTATACTATTGATAATAAACGAAAGTGAAAGAGTCTATTTTCAAATCAGCCAAGATACAGGACTTCGAACATATAGGGCACAGCCATGTGGGTTCTATCTCATTCAAAGAAATGAAAGCTTGCAAGTCAAAAACACTGCAAATGATTACATTTGACAGATTTGACAGGCAgtttcatttttgatttatttattggacATAAAAGAGTCAAGTTGTAAGTCTCCAAATCTTTACcagaatttttcattattatatcattattatgacttaatatcatatttattggcTTGTTGCTAATTAACATTTACAGAACAAAAAGTTAGTAGATATACTAACTAGTTGGCAAATAATAAGGTTACTCAAATCCAAATTTATTTCGAAATGTATTAAGaagatttatgtaatattttaagaacataatttacgatgaaatatgaattgtaattaaaatattttatatcaaatcatTTCTAGTCACTAGGtatatggacataatattatggtacatcaTAATTGGTAGCATGATTCGAAAAAatgatctaaaataatttattttatttatttatttacggagTAAATCCATTTACaatagtaatactatattatgatttagcagtataacaatattgtgtgtttttttttaaattttttccaaacttttggccatttttttaattattcgtgTTTCATAAttaacaatggttttataaCCCGTGTTCAATTTAATAGGTTCTATACGGTATAATACAGTACAGTGGCGTAAAAACATTTGATAGTAGACAAGCATTGGTTTATAtccttaaaaattatgttatacctgGTATAATGTCGGATAATGACCAGAGTAAAGAGAATTACTACTCATATAAATGTTTAGCAGATTGGATCAGATTTAATACACTTTTTGGATATTCTTGAAGAACAGTAGAAAACAGAGTCATCGCACGATCGTCAACCTTTATTCTGACTCATGACCCCGctcaaaattaaagtaaatgtataattggttTATAACTACATTAGAAGAATTGCAAAGAttcagtaaaattaaacaaattgttattaattttattttggcaaAACATTATTGTTGCGTGTTTAATGCCGATTAACGTTCCCGTTAGTCGAATACTTATCATTACAcatgttacatttatatttacagcctatatgtgcccttatgtgtatcatataatgtgaacattttaaaaatgtttttggatttttttcacaCTTTTCTACAACACACATAAACCGTTTTTCGTTAGAATGCCGACACAGAACATGGCACATGTACAGACATACAGACTCTAAGATATACAATACTGCATTATAAAGTTGTGAATCAATAATATTGctgtaattaaacataaaaggcaaacatttttaaaatataaagaatctAAACTATGAAGATTATAatctttgtatatattatgactagAGTGGTGTAGCGTTggcttgaaaaatataaattttaatagagAATTAATTATAGTAGAAATTAGATGTGACACGTAAGAACTTCCCAAAAAGTGTAGACCATAAGTAATAGTAGACTGTACCAAGCTAATGTATGTTAAGATTCTCAAATTAGGTGATAAGATATTCCACAGGATACAAAAGACATAAaacattgtttatataattaatatgcatattCCATTTGAGTTGATCGTCAATATAAGCTCCAAGATGTTTTATATAacttacttttttcaaaataaatttctaagtataaaactatataatcgGCGAGTTGAGGAGTACGCCACCAGAGCGCGTATATCGTAAGCTTGTTTTACTTTAGTTAGCTAGACGCCTAGGCCTAGACCTCTATCATTGggtgaacaataattattataaacacttaATAGACCCGTAGGCATGCACTTTTACACAACTCTCGTAATTATAGTCAACTGtcactttatttaaatattttagattattatcaacaatcatcttcttgttttatttattcaattaccTACTCACAGACTGAAAGTTCAATTCTATTCTTATGTATTTATGAATGCcctttatttcttaatttatttatttatttagttatttatacaaCTTGAAGTACTTAAATACATCATGCAGGGACGCACcgttacaatatacaattatttttaaaataactgcaTACTgcgaacattattattatttaatatcatatttattggcTTGTTGCTAATTAACATTTACAGAACAAAAAGTTAGTAGATATACTAACTAGTTGGCAAATAATAAGGTTACTCAAATCCAAATTTATTTCGAAATGTATTAAGaagatttatgtaatattttaagaacataatttacgatgaaatatgaattgtaattaaaatattttatatcaaatcatTTCTAGTCACTAGGtatatggacataatattatggtacatcaTAATTGGTAGCATGATTCGAAAAAatgatctaaaataatttattttatttatttatttacggagTAAATCCATTTACaatagtaatactatattatgatttagcagtataacaatattgtgtgttttttttaaattttttccaaacttttggccatttttttaattattcgtgttacataattaacaatggttttataaCCCGTGTTCAATTTAATAGGTTCTATACGATATAATACAGTACAGTggcgtaaaatacatttgatagtaGACAAGCATTGGTTTATAtccttaaaaattatgttatacctgGTATAATGTCGGATAATGACCAGAGTAAAGAGAATTACTACTCATATAAATGTTTAGCAGATTGGATCAGATTTAATACACTTTTTGGATATTCTTGAAGAACAGTAGAAAACAGAGTCATCGCACGATCGTCAACCTTTATTCTGACTCATGACCCCGctcaaaattaaagtaaatgtataattggttTATAACTACATTAGAAGAATTGCAAAGAttcagtaaaattaaacaaattgttattaattttattttggcaaAACATTATTGTTGCGTGTTTTATGCCGATTAACGTTCCCGTTAGTCGAATACTTATCATTACAcatgttacatttatatttacagcctatatgtgcccttatgtgtatcatataatgtgaacattttaaaaatgtttttggatttttttcacaCTTTTCTACAACACACATAAACCGTCTTTCGTTAGAATGCCGACACAGAACATGGCACATgaggttgaaaaaatatttaaaaaaaatatttatcctacatttaaacataacataaaaatgttaaagaagGTAAGAAATTGGTACGGaagatttatttgaaaatagaacaaaaattaCACCTAAAAATTCCACATATctataacatactataatactagaattataagtacctactattataatttttattataaataataataatattatattgtgttcaaaCATTTAGTTACCTACCAGTggcggatttaaaaaaaatggcctGGTCGGACATTTAAAATCAGGGCCCGCACCtccacttaattataatatcttatttaaaacAGGGTTGGgtgagggaaatattctacccccacccaaaaaataaattggcaTAATACTTCCAACtccaacttataaaaaaaattgcttcaattacttacaaaataaatattgaatacaaataaataaaatacaattagttatgcattcaaatgataaatacaagttttatttaaattctaatgaatttaattctacataaaatactattgagtcaaattaaaaactatttttcttttacagttatacaatataatccaTACAcaagaattaaattataaaatgtcattaataataacacatcaattgataattaataatattgaaaaacgtaaatacaaaattaaataaaaatacaatgcaaCTTAATATAACTGATGACaactaattttcatttttggtatAAGGTGCGAACTAGGCTGGATCTATCTTCACAAATAAGATTCATGATTAAAGATATGATGATTGTCCGACGAGCTACGGAATTGGtgtcttcataatattaattctcaTGATTAAACAATTCTGTAGTGCTCGTGGACCGTAgtagaatatttatgtactatattatatcgttgtcgCAATTCACAATACTTAAATGTTtgtgaatatgaaattttaaatcattagcaattatattattttcacggaTAGAGACTCAGTTAAGCAGCTGGTTCTGCGAGCAATTTCAACTACCATGTTATATCACTTGTGCCATAGCCCGTCGGGCAACCATTGCAACTTTAATCGTGATtttgatcaaaaaaattatagttactccaagaaattaaaaatgcattagttAAAACTATAATCCAATATAGACGTCTTTAACCATTCGATAGAATTGAAgcttttgtagaaaaaaaatagaaaaatcaaatgACGACGAAATACGCAACTTTAAGTCCGTTGCTTTgcttttcatacaatattttaaacattatttgattaaatgattaacaatcgataaaaaaaacacttgaatATCTGAATGTTATATAATCAtttgtactaaatttaaaaagccGTATCgtattatctaatttaattattagtatcttATTGAACCATTGGAATTCCCTGCACTTGTTATCGGTAATACTGTTTTTACAATATCACCGAGATCTTCATCATCTGAGTTACCCAAATCAATTtcaagaatagttttttctaaaggGCCACAAGATGTACCCAAAATACCTTCACGACTATCACTGTTCAATATACATGGTTTCCATTTACCATTCGCATCAAGCTCTACTTCCTCGCAAGTTTTAGGTAAGTTTATACTATTGATAATAAACGAAAGGAAAGAGTCTATTTTCAAATCAGCCAAGATACAGGACTTCGAACATATAGGGCACAGCCATGTGGGTTCTATCTCATTCAAAGAAATGAAAGCTTGCAAGTCAAAACACTGCAAATGATTACATTTGACAGATTTGACAGGCAgtttcatttttgatttatttattggacATAAAAGAGTCAAGTTGTAAGTCTCCAAATCTTTACcagaatttttcattattatatcattattatgatttaatatcatatttattggcTTGTTGCTAATTAACATTTACAGAACAAAAAGTTAGTAGATATACTAACTAGTTGGCAAATAATAAGGTTACTCAAATCCAAATTTATTTCGAAATGTATTAAGaagatttatgtaatattttaagaacataatttacgatgaaatatgaattgtaattaaaatattttatatcaaatcatTTCTAGTCACTAGGtatatggacataatattatggtacatcaTAATTGGTAGCATGATTCGAAAAAatgatctaaaataatttattttatttatttatttacggagTAAATCCATTTACaatagtaatactatattatgatttagcagtataacaatattgtgtgttttttttaaattttttccaaacttttggccatttttttaattattcgtgTTTCATAAttaacaatggttttataaCCCGTGTTCAATTTAATAGGTTCTATACGGTATCATACAGTACAGTggcgtaaaatacatttgatagtaGACAAGCATTGGTTTATAtccttaaaaattatgttatacctgGTATAATGTCGGATAATGACCAGAGTAAAGAGAATTACTACTCATATAAATGTTTAGCAGATTGGATCAGATTTAATACACTTTTTGGATATTCTTGAAGAACAGTAGAAAACAGAGTCATCGCACGATCGTCAACCTTTATTCTGACTCATGACCCCGctcaaaattaaagtaaatgtataattggttTATAACTACATTAGAAGAATTGCAAAGAttcagtaaaattaaacaaattgttattaattttattttggcaaAACATTATTGTTGCGTGTTTAATGCCGATTAACGTTCCCGTTAGTCGAATACTTATCATTACAcatgttacatttatatttacagcctatatgtgcccttatgtgtatcatataatgtgaacattttaaaaatgtttttggatttttttcacaCTTTTCTACAACACACATAAACCGTCTTTCGTTAGAATGCCGACACAGAACATGGCACATGTACAGACATACAGACTCTAAGATATACAATACTGCATTATAAAGTTGTGAATCAATAATATTGctgtaattaaacataaaaaggcaaacatttttaaaatataaagaatctAAACTATGAAGATTATAatctttgtatatattatgactagAGTGGTGTAGCGTTggcttgaaaaatataaattttaatagagAATTAATTATAGTAGAAATTAGATGTGACACGTAAGAACTTCCCAAAAAGTGTAGACCATAAGTAATAGTAGACTGTACCAAGCTAATGTATGTTAAGATTCTCAAATTAGGTGATAAGATATTCCACAGGATACAAAAGACATAAaacattgtttatataattaatatgcatattCCATTTGAGTTGATCGTCAATATAAGCTCCAAGATGTTTTATATAacttacttttttcaaaataaatttctaagtataaaactatataatcgGCGAGTTGAGGAGTACGCCACCAGAGCGCGTATATCGTAAGCTTGTTTTACTTTAGTTAGCTAGACGCCTAGGCCTAGACCTCTATCATTGggtgaacaataattattat
This genomic window from Metopolophium dirhodum isolate CAU chromosome 1, ASM1992520v1, whole genome shotgun sequence contains:
- the LOC132948592 gene encoding uncharacterized protein LOC132948592, which produces MKNSGKDLETYNLTLLCPINKSKMKLPVKSVKCNHLQCFDLQAFISLNEIEPTWLCPICSKSCILADLKIDSFLSFIINSINLPKTCEEVELDANGKWKPCILNSDSREGILGTSCGPLEKTILEIDLGNSDDEDLGDIVKTVLPITSAGNSNGSIRY